Proteins from one Setaria italica strain Yugu1 chromosome V, Setaria_italica_v2.0, whole genome shotgun sequence genomic window:
- the LOC101775301 gene encoding RING-H2 finger protein ATL67: MPSLLSSLSNLGLGYSIAIALGFLVLLASLLLASYLCFRRGGGDYWAGEAFTTASSSGHLSITVPRVLFVAEGSESPDDAAYSSAAAASCCPVGLDPAAIASYPKVPFSSRAAEADAMCSICLSEYRDGEMLRLMPECRHRFHVACLDAWLRRSGSCPVCRSSPIPTPTATPLATPLSELVPLSHYAADRRRR, translated from the coding sequence ATGCCGTCCCTCCTCTCCTCACTCTCCAACCTCGGCCTCGGCTACTCCATCGCCATCGCGCTCGGCTTCCTCGTCCTGCTCGCCTCGCTCCTGCTCGCCTCCTACCTCTGcttccgccgcggcggcggggactaCTGGGCCGGGGAGGCCTTCACCACGGCCTCAAGCTCCGGCCACCTCTCCATCACCGTCCCGCGCGTGCTCTTCGTCGCGGAGGGGTCCGAGTCCCCGGACGACGCGGCTTACTCctccgcagccgccgcgtcCTGCTGCCCCGTCGGGCTCGACCCGGCCGCCATCGCGTCCTACCCCAAGGTGCCGTTCTCCAGCAGGGCCGCCGAGGCCGACGCCATGTGCTCCATCTGCCTCAGCGAGTACAGGGACGGCGAGATGCTGCGCCTGATGCCCGAGTGCAGGCACCGGTTCCACGTCGCGTGCCTCGACGCCTGGCTGCGGCGGAGCGGCTCGTGCCCCGTCTGCAGGTCCTCGCCCATACCGACGCCCACCGCCACGCCGCTCGCGACGCCGCTCTCGGAGCTCGTCCCGCTCTCGCACTACGCCGCCGACCGGAGGCGCAGGTGA
- the LOC101775709 gene encoding reticulon-like protein B1, with amino-acid sequence MAEHKEEPVLESVMDKISEKFHGGDSSSSSDSDDEKKKGSSSASAAEAMKAKIYRLFGRERDVHSVLGGGKTADLVLWRNKKISGGVLASATAIWLLFEVMEYHLLTLVCHCLILSLAILFLWSNASTFINKSPPNIPEVKISEDVAVNVALSLRYEINRGFATLREIGHGRDLKKFLIVIAGFWLLSVLGSCCNFLTLFYIVFVVLYTVPVLYEKYEDKVDAFGEKAMIELKKYYAIFDEKCLSKIPKGPLKDKKH; translated from the exons ATGGCTGAGCACAAGGAGGAGCCGGTGCTGGAGTCGGTGATGGACAAGATCTCTGAGAAGTTCCACGGCGGggactcgtcgtcgtcgtctgacTCGGACGacgagaagaagaaggggtcctcgtccgcgtcggcggcggaggccatgAAGGCCAAGATCTACCGCCTCTTCGGACGCGAGAGAGACGTCCACTCCGTCCTCGGCGGCGGAAAGA CTGCTGATCTTGTCCTATGGAGGAACAAGAAGATATCCGGCGGTGTCCTTGCCAGTGCGACAGCCATCTGGCTCCTGTTCGAGGTCATGGAGTACCATCTCCTCACTTTGGTGTGCCACTGCCTCATCCTCTCACTGGCCATCCTCTTCCTGTGGTCCAATGCCTCCACTTTCATCAACAA GTCTCCACCAAACATTCCTGAGGTGAAAATCTCAGAGGATGTGGCCGTTAACGTTGCACTCTCACTGAGATATGAGATCAACAGGGGCTTCGCTACCTTGAGGGAAATTGGACATGGCCGTGATCTAAAGAAGTTCCTAATC GTTATTGCAGGTTTCTGGCTTCTTTCAGTCCTTGGTAGCTGCTGCAATTTCCTGACATTGTTTTACATTG TCTTTGTGGTGCTGTACACTGTGCCAGTACTGTATGAGAAGTATGAGGACAAGGTTGATGCTTTTGGTGAGAAGGCTATGATTGAACTGAAGAAGTACTATGCCATCTTCGATGAGAAGTGCCTATCGAAGATTCCAAAGGGCCCTTTGAAAGATAAGAAGCACTAG